CCGTCTGGACCCAGCGTCTCCACGGCACGCGGCTCTCAACCCTCCAGCAGTGGACGTGTCCTCACCGATGCAGTCCTTGAAATGCAGAGGGAAGTCATTAGTTCAATCAGAGAGGTGGCCAAGGAGTTGGGCGAAATCAAGACTGCCCTGACTGAAATAAGCTGCACGATAAGGGAATTcttgaataaataatattttcccCACCTTTTGTTGTTCTTTACAAGCGACGCATCACTTCCAAACGCTGGCGCACAGCAGCAGCATTTGGCTCAAATGCGTGGGGATGGGGTTCAGGGTCGGGTCCAACACAGCAATCGGCGCCAGGGGGTAGAGGCACGTTTTTAAGCTGTGCCACATTGTGTAGCACAGCACATGCCAGCACGATTTGGCACACCTTTTCAGGCGTGTACAATAACCTCCCTCCAGTGCAGTCGAGGCAGCGCCATCTGCCCTTAAACAGGCCGATGGTGCGCTCCACTATAGCGCGAGCTCGGCTGTGGCACATGTTGTAGTGCCTTTCCTCTGCACTATGTGGGTTGAGGAAAGGCGTAAGCAGCCACTGTTTGAGGGGATATCCACTGTCCCCTGCAAGGATAGTGAAAGGGTTAAGACATTGAAGTACATTAAAATGTGAATGTCTATAATCAAACGTACCTAGAAGCCAGCCATCACGTATAGCACCAGCCTCGAGTCTGCGTCCAACACTGCTGTGTCTTAAAATAAATGAGTCATGGGTTGACCCAGGCCACCAAGCTACTACATTAGTGAGCAACATGTCTGCATCACAAATAATTTGGACATTGATTGAATGAAAATGCTTTCGATTAATGAAAGTATTTTCATTAACGTTCGGTGCCCTTGTGGCAACATGAGTGCAGTCAATAGCACCGATGACATTTGGGAAACAATACATAGCTGCAAATTGAGCTTTCTTGTTTGCCTGTTCACCCGCCGTGTATGGAAACTTTATGGAATCATGGGACGAAGCTATTATGCCTTTTAACACGTCTGGCATTACCCGGCTAAGGGTCGGCTGAGATATTCCTGACCTGTCAGCCAATTCCCTCTGAAAAGTGCCAGTCGCCAGGAATCCTAGTGTTGTTAGGACTTGAAGTGGGACTGGCACGGCGTGGTTCCTCCGAGTGCTCCTCTGTAACGCCGGGCCCAAAAGCCCGCAGAGGTCCAACAGGATGGCTCGAGGAAGTCGGAACCGGCTCATAAGCCACTCGTCCTCGTTTGCCAGCAAGTCTTCTTGCTGTCTAAAGATGCGTTCACTCCGAATTCTTCCATTTGCCACATCTTCTAAGAGCGCAAGATCAGCCATTGTGCGTCATTACGCATTGTGATGGGGCATTTTATTTCCATCCATTTAATTGCATCTGACAAGCTACAGATGTCGGTAATAATCGACGTGGAAATGGGAAATTGTTCAGCGCAAATGTAATTTCTTGTTGCTTTCTGAATGGTTGAGACATACGCCATACAttgttttatcaaaaataaaacaaactaaagGCATATGCATGAATACCATAATTCTGTAGCTTATGAAGAaatgtttatctatctatctatatatctccttaattatctatctatctgtctatctaatTGCAACTATATCTGCTCCGCCAGACGGACACATTGACGAGAATATCAGTTTTGTACATTATTTCGTTCTGTTAACTATATTATTTATGAGGATGAATTGCACAACATGCCAGTATTGCAGAACATATTTCACTTTTCTTTTTGCAAATATGTGTTCATTTGAATTTCTGTTGTAATTTtcgttagattttttttgtttgtttcactgCTGATCGATCAAACGGGTGTTCGTGTAGGCTGTTAATTGTAAGACTTGCTTTGTGAAGTCTTCATGTTATTTATGAGAGGCAGTATTGTCATTTTCACTTTCACGTGTTTCTTCCATCTGCCGACGGTGTCGCCATTTCTCATTTCACCCGTTTTTGTGCGTACGCCTGGGTCAGAGCTTGCGTGAAGGACCGCACATTTTCCCGTCAAATTTGCTTTTTATAAATATCAATTATTGCGTAGAGAGTGGCGTACGCCTTcttttgtgcgtacgcaacgtttataaatgaggccccaggAGACTTGGATGTATCTTCAGCAGGATTCTTTATTGAGAACACGTGCTGTCGGTAGCTGCAGTCATCAAGTTTAACTAAGGCAGTGTACATTGaagtttatatacattttagggGGCAGTGCTTAGGGATAGAGACAAAGCACCAGGGAGACGACCTTAAACAAAGCATGCAAATTAAGTTTTCAGGTATAGGAACCCGCCCCAGACTCTAGAGTGTTGCATGTCCTAATTCAATCAGCATACCTATTCAAAGAATGGGAGAGGGGCTCCAAGAGCCATTAACAACAAAAGGTGAGCCTCTCAGTAATCTAAATCATTAGTCATACAATAGGGCAAACAGGTACTGGCACAAAACTCTTGCTGGAAACTTTGCTAAACAGAATCATTCATCTTTAccttaaaatgctaaatataaTGTACTTCACCTTAGTATTTCATGTGATGTTATGTCAGGATGTAGGATCATCAGATCTTAAAgagattcttaaatttgtaatcccacagtgacttgtaacttgtaatgaaaacatttgtgctgtgagttatctgtacttttactcaagtatggttttcaggtactctttacaacTCTGCTCTTTCCACATTGACGACTTCTAAAACAGTTCTCTTTCGAGTGAATCCTCATGTGGACCTTAAGGTTACCTTTATATccgaaactctttccacactgaccaCATGTAAATGGCTTCTCTGCAGTGTGAATCTTCTTGTGGTGCATAAGGCTTCGTTCCTGTATAAAGCTTTTGCCGCACCGagtgcaggtgtaaggcttttttCTAGTGTGAGTGCTCATGTGGGCTGTAAGGCCtcctttttgactgaaactctttccacactgttggcaggtgaaaggtttctctccagtgtgaattctcatgtggatttCAAGCGTTCCTTTGTCTCTGAAACACTTTCCACACGGTTGGCAGGCAAATTTGCTCtttccagtgtgaattctcacgTGGACTATAAGGTTCGCTTTTTGACGGAAACtatttccacactgttggcaggtgtaaggcttttctccagtatgaattctcatgtggacttcaaggtttcctttttgactgaaactctttccacactgttggcaggtgtaagccTTCTCTCGattgtgaattctcatgtgaactGAAAGGTTTCCTTTTACAGTAAAACTctgtccacactgttggcaggcgtaaggcttttctccagtatgaattctcatgtggacttcaaGGTTTCCTATatgtctgaaactctttccacattgtttgcaggtgtaaggcttttctccagtatgaattctcatgtggacttctAGGCTTCCTTTATGTGTGaatctctttccacactgttggcaggtgaaacaACTTTTAGTTCCTGTCTTTTGAGCACTGTTTTGTGATAAAGTCTTTTTAGCCTGTGTCGATCTTTCCCCAGTCAAGAAATCATGACTCGCTGCTTTCAGTGTCATTAGGTCTAGGGCAAAAATAGACAAGACAATTAATGCATAAAAACCAACAACATGCTCTTTACAGGACAGTGGCCACCAAGgactgagtttggacacccctgttaAAGTTTAGCTataacttgcctcaacacacctgacTGTAAGTTTCTAGTAAGCCTagtagaccttgattagctggtttaggtgtgtttaattagggttggaacTAAAGTCTGCAGGATGGTGGCCCTCCAGGAGTAGGATTAAACATGCCTGCTCTACAATCGATCCTATCCTATGGATCAAGGATGGGCAGCTTTGGTCCTGGAGGGCAACTGTCTTGTAGAGTTAAGTTTTATCCATAATAAAATACACCTACCTGAATTTAAGCAGTCCTGATAACTTTGGGTTTAATTTTGGGGTTTGGTTAAATTTTGTAGGTGTGTTTGATCAAGGATGGAGCTAAATTCTGCAGAATAGTGTCCCTCCAGGACCAGAGTTGCCCATCCCATCTATAGATCTTCATGTACTTACTTTAGGGTTAAGGTTAGGATGACGGTTTGGTTTAGGGTaaattgcatgtaattatgcataattcatatgtgttactacagtaactacatgtaatgtgtaacaatgacagtaaaataaagtgttaccccaaACTCTAACCCTAACTCTATagtaaataaatgcagttatGTTACTCAGTACTTTTTTTAGTAATTGCAATGTAAcgatcatcaaaataaagtgtaac
The window above is part of the Chanodichthys erythropterus isolate Z2021 chromosome 3, ASM2448905v1, whole genome shotgun sequence genome. Proteins encoded here:
- the LOC137005952 gene encoding gastrula zinc finger protein XlCGF57.1-like isoform X3; this translates as MLAIKICPMRCQPVKAICICILLLLFINLFLKMAFIKDETEDIRIEETFSLKREDIEEQTDLMTLKAASHDFLTGERSTQAKKTLSQNSAQKTGTKSCFTCQQCGKRFTHKGSLEVHMRIHTGEKPYTCKQCGKSFRHIGNLEVHMRIHTGEKPYACQQCGQSFTVKGNLSVHMRIHNREKAYTCQQCGKSFSQKGNLEVHMRIHTGEKPYTCQQCGNSFRQKANLIVHVRIHTGKSKFACQPCGKCFRDKGTLEIHMRIHTGEKPFTCQQCGKSFSQKGGLTAHMSTHTRKKPYTCTRCGKSFIQERSLMHHKKIHTAEKPFTCGQCGKSFGYKGNLKVHMRIHSKENCFRSRQCGKSRVVKST
- the LOC137005952 gene encoding gastrula zinc finger protein XlCGF57.1-like isoform X4 — translated: MAFIKDETEDIRIEETFSLKREDIEEQTDLMTLKAASHDFLTGERSTQAKKTLSQNSAQKTGTKSCFTCQQCGKRFTHKGSLEVHMRIHTGEKPYTCKQCGKSFRHIGNLEVHMRIHTGEKPYACQQCGQSFTVKGNLSVHMRIHNREKAYTCQQCGKSFSQKGNLEVHMRIHTGEKPYTCQQCGNSFRQKANLIVHVRIHTGKSKFACQPCGKCFRDKGTLEIHMRIHTGEKPFTCQQCGKSFSQKGGLTAHMSTHTRKKPYTCTRCGKSFIQERSLMHHKKIHTAEKPFTCGQCGKSFGYKGNLKVHMRIHSKENCFRSRQCGKSRVVKST